A genomic stretch from Setaria viridis chromosome 1, Setaria_viridis_v4.0, whole genome shotgun sequence includes:
- the LOC117842008 gene encoding uncharacterized protein, with protein sequence MKAAAGGGGKESPAASLLRFVLLLLLPLTVLYIFYTLHAILSSTPACSPDDLVTAKGMATALPASHLITNNNNLTSSTPSPPSPPPPPAVPPATTLQHVVFGIAASARLWEKRKEYIKIWWRPGGGMRGFVWMDRPVRPSSVPEGLPPIMVSSDTSSFPYTHRRGHRSAIRISRIVSETFRLGLSDARWFVMGDDDTVFLPDNLLAVLSRLDHRQPYYIGSPSESHLQNIYFSYGMAFGGGGFAISRPLAARLERMQDACIRRYPSLYGSDDRIQACMAELGVPLTRHPGFHQYDVYGDLLGLLAAHPVAPLVSLHHLDVVRPLFPDARSRPAAVRRLFEGPVMLDSAGTMQQSICYDEARRWTVSVAWGFVVMVARGAIPAREMETPARTFQNWYRRADYKSHAFNTRPLARNPCEMPALYYLAAARRAVARGGETTVTRYQRWRRRNEKRPACRWKIPDPDALLDTVLVVKKPDPALWDRVIFADLSSC encoded by the coding sequence ATgaaggccgccgccggaggaggcggcaaGGAGAGCCCGGcggcctccctcctccgctTCGTCCTTCTGCTCCTGCTCCCGCTCACCGTCCTCTACATCTTCTACACCCTCCACGCCATTCTCTCCTCCACCCCCGCTTGCTCGCCGGATGACCTCGTCACCGCCAAGGGCATGGCTACTGCCCTGCCCGCCTCCCACCTTATTACCAACAATAATAACCTTACATCCtcgacgccatcgccgccgtctccccctcctcctcccgcggtgCCCCCGGCGACGACGCTGCAGCACGTGGTGTTCGGCATCGCGGCGTCGGCGCGCCTGTGGGAGAAGCGGAAGGAGTACATCAAGATCTGGTGGCGCCCTGGCGGGGGCATGCGCGGGTTCGTGTGGATGGACCGCCCCGTGCGGCCTTCCAGCGTGCCGGAGGGGCTGCCGCCCATCATGGTCTCCTCGGACACCTCCAGCTTCCCTTACACgcaccgccgcggccaccgctcCGCCATCCGCATCTCCCGCATCGTCTCCGAGACGTTCCGCCTCGGCCTCTCCGACGCGCGGTGGTTTGTCATGGGTGACGACGACACCGTCTTCCTCCCCGACAACCTCCTCGCGGTCCTGAGCAGGCTTGACCACCGGCAGCCCTACTACATCGGCTCCCCCTCCGAGAGCCACCTGCAGAACATCTACTTCTCGTACGGCATggcgttcggcggcggcggcttcgccaTCAGCCGGCCGTTGGCGGCGAGGCTGGAGCGGATGCAGGACGCGTGCATCCGCCGGTACCCGTCGCTGTACGGCAGCGACGACCGCATCCAGGCGTGCATGGCGGAGCTGGGCGTGCCGCTGACGAGGCACCCGGGGTTCCACCAGTACGACGTGTACGGCGACCTCCtgggcctcctcgccgcgcacccCGTGGCGCCGCTCGTGTCGCTGCACCACCTCGACGTGGTGCGGCCACTGTTCCCGGACGCGCGGTCCCGCCCGGCCGCGGTGCGGAGGCTGTTCGAGGGGCCCGTGATGCTGGACTCAGCGGGGACGATGCAGCAGTCCATCTGCTACGACGAGGCACGGCGGTGGACGGTGTCCGTGGCGTGGGGGTTCGTGGTGATGGTGGCGAGGGGCGCGATCCCGGCGCGGGAGATGGAGACCCCCGCGCGGACGTTCCAAAACTGGTACCGCCGCGCGGACTACAAGTCGCACGCGTTCAACACGCGGCCGCTGGCGCGCAACCCGTGCGAGATGCCCGCGCTGTACtacctggcggcggcgcggcgggcggtggcgcgcggAGGGGAGACCACCGTGACGAGGtaccagcggtggcggcggcgaaacgAAAAGCGCCCCGCGTGCAGGTGGAAGATACCGGACCCGGACGCGCTGCTCGACACCGTGCTCGTGGTCAAGAAGCCCGACCCCGCACTGTGGGATAGGGTAATCTTCGCCGACCTCTCTTCATGTTGA